In one window of Mus pahari chromosome 3, PAHARI_EIJ_v1.1, whole genome shotgun sequence DNA:
- the C3H20orf141 gene encoding uncharacterized protein C20orf141 homolog, whose amino-acid sequence MCVPWDFSQAQLLDSILGLGALGVTIRTVFSTAGLALLLLLLASFLVFDLLHGPTGANLPRHRLLPMGQSQGAGEGPGQQAAPLSPTRIASGLFSVQDALFLLFLGLSLFLGGSGIPLAMLGLAFCVHPWA is encoded by the exons ATGTGTGTCCCCTGGGACTTCAGCCAGGCCCAGCTCCTGGACAGTATCCTGGGGCTGGGGGCGCTAGGAGTGACGATTCGAACCGTCTTCTCAACGGCTGGCCTagccctgctgctcctgctgctggccAGCTTCCTTGTCTTTGACCTGCTCCATGG GCCCACAGGTGCCAACCTGCCACGACACAGACTTCTCCCAATGGGTCAGagccagggggctggtgaggGTCCAGGACAGCAAGcagctcccctctccccaacAAGGATAGCCTCGGGACTGTTTAGTGTCCAGGATGCACTGTTCCTGCTGTTCCTGGGCCTGAGCCTGTTCTTGGGAGGCTCTGGTATACCCTTAGCCATGCTGGGCCTAGCTTTCTGTGTccacccttgggcctga